The following are encoded together in the Drosophila biarmipes strain raj3 chromosome 3L, RU_DBia_V1.1, whole genome shotgun sequence genome:
- the LOC108034861 gene encoding arginine-glutamic acid dipeptide repeats protein isoform X20, whose product MAASTQGEIRVGPGHQAKLPDYNPISSFPIDKETDERELEESRWSPGVVADGDLLMFLRAARSMAAFQGMCDGGLEDGCLAASRDDTTINALDVLHDSGYDPGKALQALVKCPVSKGIDKKWTEDETKKFIKGLRQFGKNFFRIHKDLLPHKDTPELVEFYYLWKKTPGANNNRPHRRRRQSALRRNRVTRANNSSSSNTPPKKEDTPEPQTATTATATATAASETASRSSPAVSKEENSSLTEDDASECDSDSSLTHKRDESPSRMRTRNKQQNNNSSTSSSNNAAGNGGGNATSISSGSTGGGAAGGNSSSKDQSANAVANGKRPKRGSETPDVAGGASVDSPKTPTKAVAESSTNKRKGGKQDTPNKKKRTEQEASEPSAQEENAVKEKRKRPDSPVESMNSDSRPDSVLDDGESNTTDTTTAEQQSTKDSKETVSCKEEREMITNDLEAKAEEKSIKAEALAEDSKDSAIKNMDEETNIQAPTSVDTSSVDGPNPNAVANPVAPPITMKVPTIATVEALNASVDRKEAIDKMESCDSEPEMLKKLATIKQEVSPQQQQQQQLLQQQSQQQMQQQLAPVGIQPPPACPPSESVFIKKEPMEDSMDATCNQNSNEPQDLKVKIEIKNEDALKHSAGGLPPTGPGAPPSALHPLSGAPVESGQEPLHLQHMPHGPLPTQPPPGYLIDGQLKYGPPGQGVPSQPPQLHSDSAGGASGAPPGAPTTPQKYPPEMEMKFTPQDLKYPPPPPLDALKYSQEMQAAAAAAAAAGKYDMKYMMEQGKYPVELSAAHQPPSKPGYQDSLKIPDVKPGFGHLPHNVGSQLDAAHKYGPPPTSQESQQQQQSQPPAHQVPPGATPPPGIAMPKPHYQHDVQTPPLGRPFEPSGLMLKYGDPLAAKYGPPQDLKYPMPPVSQAGPADGKAYGGENLIKSSPYGPPPESPIDASARSTPGQDSQGSNSNSQPPSMPPQPQQFQSPHPSPHMPSPAGGGLPPGMHPQNLIHGPPSGAAGGSGPQPPPPPTSLHQPTPTPPGPPSLQHGLHPGHPHSQLSAASSMPPSSIGIPPTLSTMAPSHMHPHLHPHAHLQGLHRPHDLPPSMHPHAPMPLSLQGHPQHGHGLPPSHAPQQQQQQQQPPVGQAGTVRTPSPAQQPPRSLHDPQSSREPPSSQPSTTMAGSSGPGGPPPQQSPHAHRTSPLPGLAGSGPPPPGLIGHPMAIHPHLAHLPPGHPAHAALAHPGHHLLSHLGPGGGPIALLAGPGGLGGIPESALSRRTPPSHLPHSHASSAPLTPHSVASMTSSSMSLTTSTVPSSAFSRASPSVQISSGGGGPSGPGSVGPGGLPNSSAAAAAAAAAAHRAASPASSVSSLSRQSPLHPVPQSPLSHHPSSSALSAAAAAVAERDRHALMRQQSPHMTPPPVSNASLMASPLSKMYAPQPGQRGLGTSPPPHLRPGASPPVIRHPQMPLPLPLIAPGGGIPQIGVHPGQSPYPHPLLHPSVFYSPHHHPFNSPYGYAPYGPGFPAYMKPPPQPGQLDPAAVMAAHHAGLQGPPPQQMRQDEQNAAAAAAAAAAEKQHQAAAAAAAQQHKAPQQQPPGGMPPNKPPTPKTPQGPGGGMPPGMGGPGTPTGLPPGAYPGSHMPGYPQGPPHGSPFAPQDGQPHGLKPTSHMDALRAHAHSANSAGMGGGHHPTEPLPIDIEPDPEPEIPSPTHNIPRGPSPEAKPDDTECHRSQSAIFVRHIDRGDYNSCTRTDLIFKPVADSKLARKREERDRKLAEKERERRQQQQQQQQQQQQQQAAAAQQAAQQAKMKAELKPPYADTPALRQLSEYARPHVAFRELEEIKNAQAAAASQSRLDPHWMEYYRRGIHPSQFPLYANPAISQMERERLGIPPPHHVGLDPGEHMIRLTREYHAHSHTHLHLPLHPQPQPPEAGFQLPPNVGQYPRPNMLIPREPHSDVLLRMSYADQLQYLQAAEFQRQSLHDQYFRQRPR is encoded by the exons ATGGCGGCCTCCACTCAAGGAGAAATTCGAGTGGGTCCCGGCCACCAG GCAAAACTGCCCGATTATAATCCAATCTCAAGCTTCCCCATCGACAAGGAAACCGATGAACGTGAACTAGAGGAATCAAGATGGAGTCCAGGCGTTGTGGCCGATGGCGACTTGTTAATGTTCTTGCGTGCGGCTCGCTCCATGGCTGCATTTCAAGGAATGTGTGATGGCGGACTAGAAGACGGTTGTTTGGCTGCCAGTCGCGACGACACCACAATAAACGCACTCGACGTG CTCCACGATTCTGGCTACGATCCAGGCAAAGCTCTACAAGCGCTCGTAAAGTGCCCCGTATCGAAGGGCATCGACAAGAAGTGGACCGAAGACGAAACAAAGAAGTTCATCAAGGGTCTGCGTCAGTTTGGGAAGAACTTCTTCCGCATCCATAAGGACCTGCTGCCGCACAAGGACACACCGGAGCTGGTCGAGTTCTACTATCTGTGGAAGAAGACGCCCGGCGCGAACAACAACCGGCCGCACAGGCGGCGACGACAGAGCGCCCTGCGCCGCAACCGCGTCACGCGGGCCAACAAcagtagcagcagcaataCACCTCCCAAGAAGGAGGACACTCCAGAACCACAAACTGcgacgacggcgacggcgacggcaaCCGCGGCGTCCGAGACGGCGAGTCGCTCCTCGCCCGCTGTCTCCAAGGAGGAGAACAGCTCGCTCACCGAGGACGACGCCAGCGAGTGCGACAGTGATTCGAGTCTGACCCACAAAAGGGATGAATCACCCTCAAGGATGAGGACGCGAAATAAGCAacagaacaacaacagcagcaccagcagcagcaacaacgcgGCCGGCAACGGTGGCGGCAACGCCACATCCATAAGCAGCGGTTCAACCGGCGGCGGTGCCGCTGGCGGCAATAGCTCCTCCAAGGATCAGTCAGCCAACGCCGTGGCTAACGGCAAGAGGCCCAAGCGAGGCTCCGAAACACCGGACGTTGCCGGCGGAGCCTCGGTCGATAGTCCCAAGACGCCGACAAAGGCAGTGGCCGAGAGTTCGACCAACAAGCGGAAGGGTGGCAAACAGGATACGCCCAACAAAAAGAAGCGCACAGAGCAGGAGGCCAGCGAGCCTAGTGCCCAGGAGGAGAATGCCGTCAAGGAGAAGCGTAAGCGACCGGACAGTCCGGTGGAGAGCATGAACTCGGACAGCAGGCCAGACTCTGTGCTCGACGATGGCGAGTCGAATACGACGGACACCACGACCGCCGAGCAGCAGTCCACCAAGGACAGCAAGGAGACGGTCAGCTGCAAGGAGGAGCGCGAAATGATCACCAACGATCTGGAGGCCAAGGCCGAGGAGAAGTCCATAAAGGCAGAGGCTTTGGCAGAGGACAGTAAGGATAGCGCCATTAAGAACATGGACGAGGAGACGAACATCCAAGCGCCCACCAGCGTGGACACGAGTTCGGTGGACGGACCTAATCCTAATGCTGTGGCCAATCCCGTGGCTCCGCCGATTACAATGAAGGTGCCCACGATTGCCACTGTTGAAGCGCTGAATGCGTCCGTAGATCGCAAGGAGGCCATCGACAAAATGGAGTCGTGCGACAGCGAGCCAGAGATGCtcaagaagctggccaccatcAAGCAGGAGGTTtctccgcagcagcagcaacagcaacagctgctgcagcagcaatcgcagcagcagatgcagcagcaACTTGCTCCCGTTGGCATTCAGCCACCTCCAGCTTGCCCGCCCTCGGAGTCGGTCTTCATCAAGAAGGAGCCCATGGAGGACTCAATGGACGCCACCTGCAATCAGAACAGTAATGAGCCACAGGACTTGAAGGTGAAGATCGAGATCAAAAATGAGGATGCGCTGAAGCACAGTGCGGGAGGTCTGCCACCCACAGGTCCCGGTGCACCACCCTCAGCCCTCCATCCGCTCTCCGGAGCTCCGGTGGAAAGTGGTCAGGAGCCCCTGCACCTGCAGCATATGCCCCATGGACCGCTGCCGACCCAACCGCCTCCTGGCTACCTTATCGATGGCCAGCTTAAGTATGGACCTCCGGGACAAGGTGTGCCCTCACAGCCACCCCAACTGCATAGCGATTCGGCAGGAGGAGCTAGCGGAGCACCGCCTGGAGCGCCAACAACGCCCCAGAAGTATCCGCCCGAGATGGAGATGAAGTTCACTCCCCAGGATCTCAAGTAtccaccaccgccgcccctAGATGCACTCAAGTACAGTCAGGAGATGcaggcagcggcggcagcagctgctgctgctggcaaaTACGATATGAAGTACATGATGGAGCAGGGCAAGTACCCCGTGGAGTTGTCCGCTGCCCACCAGCCGCCAAGCAAGCCGGGCTATCAGGATTCGCTGAAGATACCTGATGTGAAGCCCGGTTTCGGTCACCTGCCGCACAATGTGGGCTCGCAGCTGGACGCTGCCCACAAATACGGACCGCCACCCACGTCCCAAGagtcccagcagcagcagcaatcccAACCGCCGGCACATCAGGTGCCGCCGGGAGCCACGCCGCCGCCTGGCATCGCTATGCCCAAGCCGCACTACCAGCACGATGTGCAGACACCACCGTTGGGACGGCCCTTCGAGCCCTCTGGTCTCATGCTCAAGTATGGCGATCCATTGGCGGCTAAATACGGTCCGCCGCAGGATCTCAAGTACCCGATGCCGCCGGTCTCCCAGGCAGGACCCGCGGACGGGAAAGCGTATGGCGGCGAGAATCTGATCAAGTCCTCGCCCTACGGACCTCCGCCGGAGAGTCCAATCGACGCCTCGGCGCGCTCAACGCCTGGTCAGGACAGCCagggcagcaacagcaattcCCAGCCCCCGTCAATGCCACCACAGCCGCAGCAGTTCCAGTCGCCGCATCCCTCGCCGCATATGCCTTCGCCAGCCGGTGGTGGCCTGCCGCCGGGAATGCATCCGCAAAATCTCATCCACGGCCCGCCATCAGGTGCAGCGGGAGGTAGTGGTCCTcagccgcctccgccgcccacGTCGTTGCACCAGCCGACGCCCACGCCTCCAGGACCTCCCAGCCTGCAGCATGGCTTGCATCCTGGTCACCCGCACTCGCAGCTGTCTGCGGCCTCGTCGATGCCGCCTAGCTCGATTGGAATTCCTCCCACGCTCTCGACAATGGCGCCCTCGCACATGCACCCTCACCTTCACCCACATGCACATCTGCAGGGTCTCCACCGGCCGCACGATCTGCCACCCAGCATGCATCCGCATGCTCCCATGCCGCTGTCGCTGCAGGGACATCCGCAACATGGTCACGGACTGCCGCCCTCGCATGCtcctcagcagcagcagcaacaacaacagccgcCTGTTGGCCAGGCTGGCACGGTGCGAACTCCATCACCTGCCCAGCAGCCGCCGAGATCCCTGCACGATCCGCAATCGTCTCGAGAGCCGCCCAGCTCGCAGCCCTCGACCACGATGGCGGGATCGAGTGGTCCCGGTGGACCACCGCCGCAGCAGTCACCGCACGCTCATCGCACATCACCGTTGCCTGGTCTCGCGGGCAGTGGTCCGCCACCCCCAGGACTCATCGGGCACCCGATGGCCATACACCCGCACCTGGCCCACCTGCCACCGGGTCACCCGGCCCACGCAGCGCTGGCTCATCCGGGTCACCATCTGCTGTCGCACTTGGGACCTGGCGGTGGACCCATAGCCTTGCTGGCCGGACCCGGTGGACTTGGAGGAATTCCAGAGTCCGCTCTAAGTCGCCGTACCCCGCCCTCTCACCTGCCACACTCGCACGCCTCCTCGGCTCCGCTGACGCCGCATTCGGTGGCCAGTATGACTTCTAGCAGTATGTCGCTGACCACCAGCACAGTGCCATCGTCCGCCTTTAGCCGCGCCAGTCCCAGCGTACAGATCTCGAGCGGTGGAGGAGGACCTTCGGGGCCAGGAAGCGTTGGTCCAGGAGGCTTGCCAAACTCctcggcagcggcggcggctgcagcggcggctgccCATAGAGCGGCCTCGCCAGCGTCTAGCGTAAGCAGCCTGAGTCGTCAGAGTCCGTTGCACCCGGTGCCACAGTCGCCGCTCAGCCATCATCCCTCGTCATCTGCGTTATCTGCCGCGGCAGCTGCTGTGGCGGAAAGGGATCGACATGCGCTGATGCGCCAGCAATCCCCACACATGACACCTCCACCGGTGTCCAATGCCTCGTTGATGGCTAGTCCTCTGAGCAAGATGTACGCTCCTCAACCGGGTCAGAGGGGTTTGGGGACGTCTCCACCGCCGCATTTGCGGCCAGGAGCCTCGCCACCGGTCATCCGTCACCCGCAGATGCCTCTGCCGTTGCCACTGATCGCGCCTGGCGGGGGTATCCCACAGATTGGAGTGCATCCGGGTCAGTCACCATATCCGCATCCGCTGCTGCATCCATCGGTCTTCTATTCGCCGCATCACCATCCCTTCAATTCGCCCTACGGCTATGCGCCCTATGGTCCTGGATTCCCGGCCTACATGAAGCCGCCGCCACAGCCCGGACAACTCGATCCGGCAGCAGTGATGGCCGCTCACCATGCTGGGCTGCAGGGACCGCCGCCCCAGCAGATGCGTCAGGATGAGCAGAATGCAGcggccgccgcagcagcagctgctgctgagAAGCAACACcaagccgcagcagcagcggcagctcaGCAGCACAAGGCGCCGCAGCAACAGCCGCCTGGCGGAATGCCACCAAACAAACCGCCGACGCCAAAGACGCCACAGGGTCCGGGCGGTGGAATGCCGCCGGGAATGGGTGGACCGGGAACCCCGACGGGACTACCGCCTGGTGCCTATCCTGGCAGCCACATGCCGGGATATCCCCAAGGACCGCCCCATGGATCGCCCTTTGCGCCCCAAGATGGTCAGCCTCACGGCCTGAAGCCCACATCGCACATGGACGCCCTGCGAGCGCACGCACACTCGGCCAATTCGGCGGGAATGGGCGGAGGACATCATCCCACGGAGCCAT TGCCCATTGATATTGAGCCGGATCCGGAGCCAGAGATACCCAGTCCCACGCACAACATACCACGTGGTCCCAGTCCCGAGGCGAAACCGGACGACACCGAGTGCCATCGCTCTCAGTCTGCCAT ATTTGTGCGCCACATCGATCGTGGAGATTACAACTCATGCACGCGAACGGATTTGATCTTCAAGCCGGTGGCCGACTCAAAGTTGGCCCGCAAGCGCGAAGAGCGCGACCGCAAGCTGGCCGAGAAGGAGCGAGAGCGGCGTCAG cagcagcaacaacagcaacagcagcagcaacaacagcaagcgGCAGCCGCTCAACAGGCGGCGCAGCAGGCCAAGATGAAGGCGGAGCTGAAGCCTCCGTATGCGGATACGCCAGCACTGCGCCAGCTGTCGGAGTACGCTCGTCCCCACGTCGCCTTCAG GGAACTGGAGGAGATCAAGAACGCACAAGCTGCTGCGGCTAGTCAATCCCGGCTAGATCCGCACTGGATGGAGTACTATCGACG CGGCATCCACCCCTCGCAGTTCCCCCTGTATGCGAATCCGGCGATATCGCAGATGGAGAGGGAGCGTCTGGGAATCCCACCTCCGCACCATGTGGGGTTGGACCCGGGCGAGCACATG ATACGATtgacgagagaatatcatgcACACTCTCATACTCATTTACATTTGCCTTTGCATCCACAGCCGCAACCACCGGAGGCCGGTTTCCAACTGCCAC CGAATGTTGGCCAGTATCCGCGGCCAAATATGCTTATACCTAGGGAGCCGCACTCGGATGTCCTGCTGCGCATGTCCTATGCCGACCAACTACAG TATTTACAGGCCGCCGAGTTCCAGCGACAGTCCCTGCACGATCAGTACTTTAG ACAACGGCCCAGATAA